From a single Rhodococcus qingshengii JCM 15477 genomic region:
- a CDS encoding pyridoxal phosphate-dependent aminotransferase, whose translation MDVWKAATERQRTHGDVLTLAAGQPSTPAPAPVLRATREILGTELLGYTETFGILQLREAIARYHSERSGIAVDAEDVVVTTGSSGAFTLLFLAAFDEGDTVVVARPGYPAYRNTLAALGCNVVELDCGPATRYQPTVEMLEALPSPPAGLIVASPANPTGTVISPEELAALATWCEQHGTLLVSDEIYHGIGYGDQHTSSAWETSRESVVIGSVSKYFSMTGWRLGWMLVPTYLRRPLQRLASNMTVCPPAISQYAAVEAFSDEAKVELDGHVQRYAVNRELLLTGLPKLGITELAPADGAFYVYADIGHLCGDEGAAAWCARLLTDIGVALAPGIDFDTVHGNRMVRLSFAGATADIQEALARLEKWLG comes from the coding sequence ATGGATGTATGGAAGGCCGCGACCGAACGTCAGCGGACACATGGTGACGTCCTGACCTTGGCGGCAGGTCAACCGTCGACGCCCGCGCCGGCACCGGTGCTACGTGCGACGCGAGAGATTCTGGGCACCGAACTACTCGGGTATACCGAGACTTTCGGGATCCTGCAGCTACGCGAGGCTATTGCGCGCTACCACAGCGAGCGATCGGGAATCGCCGTCGACGCCGAAGACGTGGTGGTGACGACCGGTTCGTCCGGGGCGTTCACCTTGCTCTTCCTGGCCGCGTTCGACGAGGGCGACACCGTGGTGGTTGCTCGACCCGGATATCCCGCGTACCGCAATACCCTTGCCGCTCTCGGCTGCAACGTCGTCGAACTCGACTGCGGGCCGGCAACTCGATACCAGCCGACAGTGGAAATGCTCGAGGCTTTGCCGTCGCCGCCTGCCGGTCTGATCGTCGCGAGCCCGGCAAATCCCACGGGCACGGTGATCTCGCCCGAGGAGCTCGCTGCATTGGCGACGTGGTGCGAGCAGCACGGAACTCTTCTGGTCTCGGACGAGATCTACCACGGCATCGGATACGGCGATCAGCACACGTCGAGCGCCTGGGAGACCTCACGCGAATCCGTCGTGATCGGCTCGGTGTCCAAGTACTTCTCGATGACGGGTTGGCGACTCGGGTGGATGTTGGTGCCGACCTATCTTCGGCGCCCGCTGCAGAGACTCGCGTCGAACATGACCGTGTGTCCGCCCGCGATCTCTCAGTACGCCGCCGTCGAGGCATTCTCGGACGAGGCGAAGGTCGAGTTGGACGGGCACGTTCAGCGGTACGCCGTCAATCGTGAACTGTTGTTGACCGGGTTGCCGAAACTGGGCATCACCGAGTTGGCTCCCGCCGACGGTGCGTTCTACGTCTACGCGGACATCGGCCATCTGTGTGGCGACGAGGGCGCCGCCGCGTGGTGTGCCCGGTTGCTGACAGATATCGGGGTCGCGCTGGCACCCGGAATCGATTTCGACACCGTCCACGGAAACCGGATGGTCAGACTCTCGTTCGCGGGTGCGACAGCAGACATCCAGGAGGCACTGGCCCGCCTCGAGAAGTGGCTCGGGTAA
- a CDS encoding TetR/AcrR family transcriptional regulator, with protein MSSAATPKGERRRQALVASAAELLLEGGFDAVRHRAVATRADLPLASTTYYFDSLDDLIACAVELNGNADMEAMRARVAAVTQRRRGAESTVELLVELLLGDEEKRPESRERLISRYERFVACARHPALRDVQLRLRAQLDDLLTDALRRSGRSAPEGQLRRLVAMVDGAMITALGEYDPDPRGLARGMLLESIDVMAPPV; from the coding sequence GTGTCTTCTGCAGCTACGCCCAAGGGCGAACGACGTCGCCAAGCTCTGGTGGCGTCCGCTGCTGAACTTTTGCTGGAGGGCGGGTTCGACGCCGTTCGTCACCGAGCGGTGGCAACCAGAGCTGACCTTCCACTGGCTTCGACGACCTATTACTTCGACTCACTCGACGATCTGATCGCGTGTGCCGTCGAGCTCAACGGCAACGCCGACATGGAAGCGATGCGCGCCAGAGTGGCTGCGGTGACCCAACGTCGGCGGGGCGCGGAATCAACCGTCGAACTGTTGGTCGAGCTGCTGCTCGGAGACGAAGAGAAGCGGCCGGAGAGCCGCGAGCGTTTGATCTCGCGCTACGAACGATTCGTCGCGTGTGCCCGTCATCCCGCACTTCGTGACGTGCAGTTGCGCCTACGAGCCCAGCTCGACGACCTGTTGACCGATGCGCTTCGACGCTCGGGCCGGTCGGCTCCCGAGGGGCAATTGCGCCGTCTTGTCGCGATGGTCGACGGTGCGATGATCACGGCTCTGGGGGAGTACGACCCGGACCCACGGGGGTTGGCCAGGGGAATGCTCTTGGAATCGATCGACGTGATGGCGCCGCCGGTCTAG
- the purB gene encoding adenylosuccinate lyase produces the protein MSRIPNVLANRYASPELVALWSPEYKIVLERQLWVAVLRAQAELGIDIPADAIDDYERVIDNVDLESIADRERVTRHDVKARIEEFNALAGHEQVHKGMTSRDLTENVEQLQIVRSLEHVYSHGIAVAARLGERAAEYSSIVMAGRSHNVAAQATTLGKRFASAADELLVALTRLRQLIDRYPLRGIKGPMGTAQDMLDLLDGDAAKLEQLEAKVAEHLGFAHVLTSVGQVYPRSLDHDVISALVQVGAGPSSFAHTIRLMAGHELVTEGFQPGQVGSSAMPHKMNTRSCERVNGLQVILRGYGSMAAELAGAQWNEGDVFCSVVRRVALPDAFFAIDGMFETFLTVLIEMGAYPAVIEKELTRYLPFLATTRVLMAAVRAGVGRETAHEAIKENAVAVALAMREEGKEPDLLDRLAADDRLPLDRVALDEALADKAAFVGAASAQVDAVVAEVQKLVDANPEAAAYAPSPIL, from the coding sequence GTGAGCCGCATCCCGAATGTCCTTGCCAACCGCTACGCCAGCCCGGAGCTCGTTGCTCTGTGGTCTCCCGAGTACAAGATCGTGCTCGAGCGTCAATTGTGGGTGGCGGTGTTGCGTGCGCAGGCAGAGCTGGGCATCGACATTCCGGCCGACGCCATCGACGACTACGAGCGTGTCATCGACAACGTCGACCTCGAGTCCATCGCGGACCGCGAGCGGGTCACCCGCCACGACGTGAAGGCACGCATCGAGGAATTCAACGCACTTGCCGGGCACGAGCAGGTCCACAAGGGCATGACCAGCCGCGACCTCACCGAGAACGTCGAGCAGCTGCAGATCGTGCGTTCTCTCGAACACGTCTACAGCCACGGCATCGCCGTCGCCGCCCGTCTGGGTGAGCGCGCTGCCGAGTACTCGTCCATCGTTATGGCCGGCCGCTCGCACAACGTCGCAGCTCAGGCCACTACCTTGGGCAAGCGTTTCGCTTCGGCCGCCGACGAGCTGCTGGTTGCACTGACGCGTCTGCGCCAGCTGATCGACCGGTACCCGCTTCGTGGGATCAAGGGCCCGATGGGGACCGCTCAGGACATGCTCGACCTCCTCGACGGCGATGCGGCCAAACTCGAGCAGCTCGAAGCGAAGGTTGCGGAGCACCTCGGATTCGCTCACGTGTTGACCAGCGTCGGCCAGGTGTACCCGCGTTCCCTCGACCACGACGTCATCTCCGCGCTCGTTCAGGTCGGCGCGGGACCGTCGTCGTTTGCACACACGATCCGCCTGATGGCCGGCCACGAGTTGGTCACCGAAGGCTTCCAGCCCGGCCAGGTCGGCAGCTCGGCGATGCCGCACAAGATGAACACCCGCTCGTGCGAGCGAGTCAACGGACTTCAGGTGATCCTGCGCGGATACGGCTCCATGGCAGCCGAGCTTGCGGGTGCGCAGTGGAACGAGGGCGACGTCTTCTGCTCCGTCGTGCGCCGCGTCGCGCTTCCGGACGCGTTCTTCGCGATCGACGGCATGTTCGAGACCTTCCTGACCGTGCTGATCGAGATGGGCGCGTACCCGGCCGTCATCGAGAAGGAACTGACCAGGTATCTGCCGTTCCTCGCCACGACGCGCGTGCTCATGGCCGCCGTCCGCGCCGGCGTCGGACGCGAGACCGCACACGAGGCGATCAAGGAGAATGCCGTCGCAGTTGCGCTGGCGATGCGTGAAGAGGGCAAGGAGCCCGACCTGCTCGATCGCCTTGCCGCCGACGACCGTTTGCCGCTCGACCGCGTTGCACTCGACGAGGCCCTGGCCGACAAGGCTGCTTTTGTCGGTGCCGCTTCGGCTCAGGTCGATGCCGTTGTCGCCGAGGTGCAGAAACTTGTCGACGCCAACCCCGAAGCTGCGGCGTACGCGCCGTCGCCGATTCTGTAA
- a CDS encoding HIT family protein — MDCIFCSIIAGEAEASVVYDDANVLAFMDIRPFTSGHLLVVPKRHASGLSTLDPDDGARIFAVAQKIAAAMRTGSLPVDGVNLHLSDGAVAGQEVFHVHLHVIPRNRGDGFGLRALPRTPNRTILDSTAAVIRGALN; from the coding sequence ATGGACTGCATCTTCTGTTCCATCATCGCCGGTGAGGCCGAGGCCAGCGTCGTCTACGACGACGCGAATGTCCTTGCCTTCATGGATATTCGGCCGTTCACATCCGGCCATCTCCTGGTCGTGCCGAAGCGCCACGCCAGTGGATTGTCCACGCTCGATCCCGACGACGGTGCCAGGATCTTCGCCGTCGCGCAGAAGATCGCCGCGGCGATGCGTACCGGATCTCTTCCCGTCGACGGAGTGAATCTGCACCTCTCCGACGGAGCTGTTGCGGGGCAGGAAGTCTTCCATGTTCATCTGCATGTCATTCCGCGAAATCGCGGCGACGGCTTCGGCCTGCGCGCCCTACCTCGCACGCCCAATCGGACAATCCTCGACAGCACGGCTGCCGTCATTCGAGGCGCACTGAACTAG